The Argentina anserina chromosome 3, drPotAnse1.1, whole genome shotgun sequence genome includes a region encoding these proteins:
- the LOC126789581 gene encoding disease resistance RPP13-like protein 4 → MSNPPLVTNSFKTPYVSLDLLSYLKSDLQVTPFQIFNEVMMPGFEEHISNGHKNSNKEDTQTILREIMNDLIPISKACGILQKWQDGVSRAIENLAYQSLDDASRERTETQENTNRDNHLDKLNRTRSIVSELKKYVCFDLDSLSKEISKLFDTPVPGEDSQPLKTDNSVASTKFQAIYDGLEKKMKDCLLCFSMFPENAVIKKKVLIHWWVGEGFIDNLDTAETAEQAGNKCFQEFLEKDIIVPSCKGDRPSADSCMMQPHIRHAVIKLAKKEGFFDFDRIDKPTEDSSCSKRTYLVRTIEGSNVRELPFHSNPEKVQSLINVNEPHLYFRPKWFSKMKSVKVLQLGKWQKSAEAAETLIEVEDCEFLKGLKNMRELRYLSLRGISRITELPASICKARNLRILNLNGCCDLEKLPHGIGSLKNLTHLDMYECYLISGLPEGLALLSNLQVLKGFVSSTRSRSNDCKLDDLSKLENLRKLSIRIDRDHSDTAERELKSLAKFKKLRSLSISWSPIYVAPATQTLQKLRTLTKKLTRAKGFKGIKNWPSILAPESPLSAHLEKLDLHYCPHSQMPKWLAPTLLSNLKKLYIRGGRLSDLGQNGIKCQWDNVQTVRLMFLEELEMNWEKLQELFPKLSYLEIVECPRLLDQCDKFVWKKEDSEQAESTSPNV, encoded by the coding sequence ATGTCCAACCCACCCCTTGTTACTAATTCATTCAAGACACCTTATGTGTCTCTGGATCTtctttcatacttgaaatctGACCTGCAGGTCACACCATTCCAAATCTTCAACGAAGTTATGATGCCGGGTTTTGAAGAACACATATCCAATGGCCACAAAAACAGCAACAAGGAAGATACACAGACGATACTTCGGGAGATCATGAATGATCTGATTCCCATTAGTAAGGCCTGCGGAATATTGCAGAAGTGGCAAGATGGTGTCAGCCGCGCTATCGAAAATTTAGCTTACCAGAGCTTGGATGATGCATCCAGAGAAAGAACAGAGACACAGGAAAACACCAACAGAGACAATCATCTGGACAAGCTTAACAGGACCCGCAGCATTGTCTCCGAGTTGAAGAAATACGTTTGTTTCGATCTAGACAGTTTGAGTAAAGAGATCTCAAAACTCTTTGATACTCCGGTGCCCGGTGAAGACTCGCAGCCTTTGAAGACCGATAATTCGGTTGCATCAACAAAGTTTCAGGCAATCTACGACGGtctagaaaagaaaatgaaggacTGCTTGCTCTGTTTCTCAATGTTCCCTGAAAATGCTGTCATAAAGAAGAAGGTTTTGATCCATTGGTGGGTTGGTGAGGGGTTCATAGACAATTTGGACACAGCAGAGACTGCCGAGCAGGCAGGGAACAAATGCTTCCAAGAGTTTTTGGAGAAGGACATTATCGTGCCCTCCTGCAAAGGAGACAGGCCAAGTGCAGACAGCTGCATGATGCAGCCTCACATCCGTCATGCTGTGATTAAGCTTGCAAAGAAAGAAGGGTTCTTTGATTTCGACAGAATTGACAAACCGACTGAAGATTCCTCTTGCTCTAAGAGGACATACCTGGTGAGAACCATAGAAGGATCCAATGTCCGAGAACTGCCATTCCATTCAAATCCGGAGAAGGTTCAGAGTCTGATCAATGTTAATGAGCCTCATCTTTATTTTAGACCAAAGTGGTTTTCAAAGATGAAAAGCGTCAAAGTTTTGCAGCTTGGGAAATGGCAAAAGTCTGCGGAAGCAGCTGAAACCCTCATTGAAGTAGAGGACTGTGAATTCCTGAAAGGTTTGAAGAATATGAGAGAGCTGCGGTACTTGAGCCTCCGAGGAATCTCTAGAATCACAGAGCTTCCTGCTTCAATATGCAAAGCCCGCAATCTGAGAATCCTGAACCTCAATGGATGTTGTGATTTGGAGAAACTCCCCCATGGGATAGGCTCACTCAAGAACCTGACACACTTGGACATGTACGAGTGTTACTTGATAAGCGGCTTGCCTGAAGGACTTGCTTTGCTCTCTAATCTCCAAGTGCTCAAAGGGTTCGTCAGTAGTACAAGATCAAGAAGCAATGACTGTAAGCTAGATGATTTGTCAAAGTTGGAGAATCTACGGAAGCTGAGTATCCGCATAGACAGAGATCACTCTGATACAGCAGAAAGAGAGCTGAAGTCCTTAGCAAAGTTCAAAAAGCTTCGATCACTGTCTATATCATGGTCACCAATATATGTCGCGCCTGCCACTCAAACTCTCCAAAAGCTCCGAACTCTTACCAAGAAGCTAACCAGAGCAAAAGGATTCAAAGGAATAAAGAATTGGCCTTCAATATTGGCTCCGGAGTCTCCACTAAGTGCTCATTTGGAGAAACTTGATCTCCATTACTGCCCTCATTCTCAGATGCCAAAGTGGTTGGCACCGACGCTTCTCAGTAACCTAAAGAAGCTCTATATCAGAGGAGGAAGGCTCTCAGATCTTGGTCAGAATGGCATCAAGTGTCAATGGGATAATGTCCAAACAGTACGCTTGATGTTCTTGGAAGAACTAGAAATGAACTGGGAAAAGCTGCAAGAATTGTTTCCGAAACTTAGTTACTTGGAGATTGTCGAATGCCCTAGACTTTTGGACCAATGTGATAAGTTTGTGTGGAAAAAGGAAGACTCAGAGCAAGCAGAATCAACGAGTCCCAATGTTTAG